A window of Solanum stenotomum isolate F172 chromosome 9, ASM1918654v1, whole genome shotgun sequence genomic DNA:
CTGCTTAAGATCAGTCTATATTTCATTCATAACTAGATATCTTGGCTAGTTTTGAAAATGAATCGTGACATAAAGTGATCAAATAAGCGTAATTCATGGTTcatacataaaattaaagacCGTAGTcgatcatttttaattaaaacatacatAAACTTGATACAAGATTCCAAAGGATTAATGATGTGTCACAACTTATTTAATGTGTCAAATGGCTACTAAAGGCCAATATAACACTATATTATAAGCTACCCTTTTAAGAAAAGGCAAcactttattaattttgttttgacACTCTAATCCTTATTTAATCTCACTTAATTATTCCATCATAATCTCTTCTTCAAGCACAGCTTCACTTAGAGTTTTTGCTTCCTCACCCAAAgttgttttaacttcatttgaaattttgtgaaataCACATAGCTTAGTGCATAGGCACTTTCTTTGGAGTTTGCTACAATGTCCACCAGTAAAGTTTTCTGTGAGACAAGCTTTTCTGCATGATGAGTCGGTAAAACATAATCCTTTGAAAGTTTGGCTTGGTGCTTTGCAAATTTGCTGAGCTTGTACCTCTACAATCAttcaaaaatagttagaatAACATGAGAGAGACGAAATCGAAAGAAATATTGTTTGTATAGTCTTTAGagaaatataaacaaataaattattttagggTTTTATCATAGTTGTCAAACGTAACGTATAGCAAATAACTTTAAAAGCATGTATCAATTCATAATTCTTTAGACTTTATTCAAACGGTTCGCTGCCTACTTGGttacattttttctattatgaTGTTTTAATTAGAGGAATAAATGATGAAGACAAACCATAGGTAACAAAGAGCATCATTGCCAAGACAAGAAATGCCATGAAGCAAATGGAACGAGCCATGGAATTGatgagtgaaaaaaaataatggaaatgtttttttcttaatagtAAGAAAGATTGTAATTTAGAGTTGTGAATAAACAAATAACACAATGGAGGTTATTTATAGGCAGTGAAATAAGAGTAAgacaaaaaagttaaaatttagtGGTCCAACAATATGTGAAGTAATTGTTGTTTAATGCTTGGATATATAATAGAAACACAATAAAcatgttcttctttttttggaaaaaaataatatactaattgAGGTAGGTGATTATACAGGGAAATCGAATCATAACCAATAAAGAAAGATTGCAATTTAGAGTACTAGGGACCTCTGACAAACATtgttcctcttttctttttcttttttttttcttttttagttgggGGTAGGATAGAGGAAGGAGAAATAGTATAGGAAATTATAAGGTGGAAAATCGAATTGTCACCAATAAGGtaaaaagttcaaagttcatATAGTCAACCAAATAAGCTACTTAttggatttgaaaaaaaataaaaaatagcatGATCCTCATGGtcatcaagttttttttttctaagtgatATTTCATTCAATGTCAAGTACTTATTTTGGAGTTCCATTAGTTTAGATTTACGTTAACAAATTTCACCCAGTGATCATGGTCATCAACTGAAACATATAACTTGTAGTAATATCTACATTTTCTCTCTTCCTATTATATATCTACATTATAGATTCATATATACTGTGTGACTATGATCACTTATTTCAAACCTAATTCACTCGACAACTCTGCATCAACGAACAACGTCAGATgataaaaatatagtttttgCCTCGTACATCTTCGACTTAGTGAGTTAGTCGCCTTAAAATATACGGGGTGctacatttaaaaattaaagcatgaagtatattatgttatatatatcGTAATTTTAATTTGCAATTTACTTTGGAAATCAATTATTAGTTGTTTGCACTCTTAATATGTCCGCTCAAATAGAAGAGATATCTCAGATTTGAATCTTTAGTACGAAATCGTCCTTTCAtatacgtttttttttttatttcgtaGTTTACCAATAGAGAAGTTTTTAATATCCAAAGTAAAAAAAACACTCTTTAATTAATAGGGGCATAATACATTAGAAATTTCGAGTTTGAAGCATGGCCATAAAGTAGCTTTTGTTCggaaatattttattatgtaaGACCTCTCCATATGACTACAAATTTAATTATGTCATAGTGGTAGAGTCAAAATATCGAGtgtgaaattaaaaataaatatttaatattatttctactTTCTTGATGAATATCCAAATGATCCTAAACGTACAACCTTACCGAATGCCAAAATCACAGAATCACATGTTAGtagtactttatttttatttattttccagtGCATCAATAGACAAGTTTTTAAcattcaagtaaaaaaaaaaacttattaaacCTACCTACTCTGTAAATTGtgataaattttgttgaaataatattatacatatgtacgTCCTAACATTGAGCGGTAACCGAATCAACACAACTAGTCAGTAAAgtaatcataaaaatatttcgAAACAAACAACACTAAAATCATGTAATTTGGAAAATAGGGTGAAATCGAACCAAAAACCTGATTTCGAAAATGAGGTTTGAATCTGGAAACTATTACATAAATATGTTATCCAAAGCAATTGAAAATCATTGGTTaaaaccatttcaaaaataatGCTATAATTAGCCCTTATTCaccaatttatcaaaaaaaaactTGTGTTCTTGAAAACCCCCCAAATTTGTCATTCAATAACCTTGATTTgattattaaaattgtatttaaatgATAGGTAAATGAGTTAGGTTGTTAGATATCGATACCCAATCGATGGATATTGAAAAAGTCTCTCTAAAATCACACATACCGAGCTTCCAaagttagaaaatgaagaatggGGGAGAAACCCTAAAATATTAGACAAAACACTCCCAAGAGTCGCTTTCGCGAACGCGAGCTTCCCGAACACGACAACTCGGTCAAAAAAGCGAGTCCAACCGAAGAGACCAATACCTTGCTTTTTCAAGCTGGCATGTGTTAATGCGAATGCTGCGAAAGCAATATGGCCTTCCCGAATGTGACAACAATCgtgaggggtaaaacggtcattttatgaaaattttcaaaactaacCTTCCGGGTCATTATATACATATActtggtttttttttattttgtgagtaCATCTATTAATAgttgggaaaaaggacaaatatatccccGAATTTTCGTAAACGGTATGCGTATACCCTTTGCTATACTTTTAAAACGTCAGTATCCTTGCCGTCCAAATTTTGaagcatatatatataccctttaAGTTAACGGTGGTACACGTGTCTCGATCTTAACCACTAACCTGATATTTGTTAAATTTCTgcccaaaattaaaaaaatccacCCGAATCAATATAGAAACCCACCCAAATACATAATACCCATAACCCCAAAATACATAGGTGAAATCTTCTCATGCCCCATATCCTCGGGGAGGGTGATACGTTAATAGAAATCTCATTGTCTGATTTTTCAACATTTTCTGAGTTTGCGATTGCAATTTCCACTAACTTTTGTGCATACGCCTGTTTGTCAATGCAAAAATTGAAGCAGGGAACTAGAAATGAGCCAACAACAGATGAGCAGATACATGAAaatcaagaattcaaaaaattatagagAATATTCCTGTATTTCTAAATCTcatatgtaattttttactcTGTTTTCTTATAATCTCTTGAAAGATACTTTTTGGTTCTTGTTCTCTTATAACTATTCATATGCCTTTGCCAATGAtgtcttcttcttatttttgaaTGTTTGATATTTACATTGAGATAtcaaaaaaatgtgatttagttAAAAAGAATGATTAACACTATGTTTGaatcattgttacccattgtattgtattgtattctATCGTTACTAtacctacaatgtttgttttgattgttactgaaaatgtattgtattgtattattaaatttcgttgttacataacaatgaaaacccctattttatggaacaatcgatttggtgtgttcccattgttacttaatttctttttccaattatatctttgcataatatttcaaaatactattttaccctttatcttatattatttaaatctagtcaaacctcctatcctagaataattaaggatattttagtaatttataaattacaatacagtacgatacaatcaaatgaaataattaaaatgttattaaataacaacaaacaatacagtctagccaaacattgtatctaccatacaatagagtacaatatagtacaatacaatacaatacattatgaaacaatgggtaacaatgatccaaacaatGTGTAAATGGGTCAAGGCACTTGTGAGGAAGTTGGGGAGAAAATGGAGGATGATTCTGGGGATGAAGATGATTGGATGGGTCTTCCTCTTCTATGAGAAAGTTGAGGAGAAATTGGAGGATTTAGTGTTGATTGGGGATGAAAGATGGGTGAAAGATGCTGCTAAACATGTGTTTAAGTTgcttaatttgaaattaaatgaattgatttgggaatttgggtTAATATTTTTGGGTTTGGGTATTAAGTATTTGGGGGGGTTTCTAGACTAATTCGGGtggtttttttaaattttgggccaaaatttaacaaatatcaGGTCAGTGGTTAACATCGAGACATGTGTACCACCATTAACTTAAAGGGTAGAGGGTAGATATGCTCCAAAATTTGGCATCAAGGATACTGACGTCCTAAAATTATAACGAAGAGTATACGCTTACCATTTACGAAAGTTCGGggatatatttattcttttttccttAATTGTTTGCCAATAGACACATTTTTAATATTCAAGTAAAAAAGCACTCTTTAATTAATAGGGGCAGAGTACATTAGATATTTCAGATTCTAGCCATGGTTGTAAAGTAGCTTttgttagaaaatatttcactCTTTACTGTGAGACCTCTCTACACGAATACAAATTTAATCATTCCCTATTGTGAATGTCAAATATCAAGTGTGAAATCAAAACTAAATGTTTAATATCATTCCTACTTTCTTCAGGAAAATCTAAATGGTCTTAAATGTACAACCTTATCACATGTTAGTAGTACttgattttcatttatttttctgtgAAGAATAACTTTATAACATGTACAACCTAACATATATGTCAAAAAGGACTTTATTAATAACATGTACAACCTAACATATATGTCAAAAAGGACTTTATTAttccctccatttcattttatatgagtttAGTTCGATTCAGCacggaatttaagaaagaaatgaagatttttaaaatttatgatctaaaataagtgatatatatttgtgtggCAAGTGTAAAGGGAATTGAGAGTAAAAAAGGGGGGCTATAGGCGTGAGTATTACTCACTGGTGGGTTGTATTTTAGATAAAAGTAAGGGAGTAATGATTGGTTGGTGATACATTGGGCTGATATGAATTTGCAGATGGTCATTAAATGCTAGGATGGGTGCTTTAATGGTTGGTCAAGTTACTGATTTCGAAAAAAGAGTGAAACACCCACGTTTGTAGGGTAGTTCTTTCTTGGGAAAGATAGTGAAATAAAATTGATCTAAGCAACGAAAGCTGACAAGGCCATAAAACTAAATAGAACTAAACAGTACATACACGTCTTCTAAATAGTAACTAACATAGTGCACGGGACAGGTTTCTGGCCAAAAAAGTATGACGCATCAGCCTTTATTATGTTAAAAGTTATCTAGTTTCATATAAACTTCATATccaatattattttcttgtatgGTTGGTACCCAAATAAATTATAGTAACAACATATAATATTGTCATGTGAAAatttatgttaaaata
This region includes:
- the LOC125876066 gene encoding defensin-like protein, with protein sequence MARSICFMAFLVLAMMLFVTYEVQAQQICKAPSQTFKGLCFTDSSCRKACLTENFTGGHCSKLQRKCLCTKLCVFHKISNEVKTTLGEEAKTLSEAVLEEEIMME